From the Planctomycetota bacterium genome, the window GCCGCTCGCGCAGCACGGCCAGCAGCACCATCACCAGCGCGGCTCCCAATGTGGCGATAATTCGGCGCGGCCAATCGTCCGTGGCGGCCGGCCCGCGCAAGCGCACGAGCACCATCGCCACCGTGACGGCCAACGCCACACCGAAACCCAAGCGCCCCGAGCCGTTCAAATCGCTGAGCAGCCCCAACATGGCCGCGCCCCAGGTGGTCAACCGCGCCGGCGCTACCAGGCACCAGGCCAACACCAGCGCGGCCAAGGTATCGGGCACAGCCGCGGCGGGGAGCAACCCAGTGAGCACGGTTTCGAGCGCCAACGCGCCGTAGGCGATCAGTAGCAACACAAAGCAGGTCATCGGCGGAGCACTCCTGATTCGGGAGCAACGATCGGTTTGCGGTCAGCGGTCTGCGGTGCCGCGTCGGCCTCCTTGTCGCGCGCCACGCGGGCCGGATTCAAATCGGCGCACAACACCTCGACGCGCGGCGAATCGCTGGCGGCTGGTTCCATCCACAAGTCCCAGTGCCGCGCGCCGGGCTCGCGATCGACCCGGGCGATGCGACCATAGCGCAGCGGCACCTCGACCAGCCCTTCCCAGCCCGCGGCCAGGACCTCGTCGCCGACTTCGACCGACTCGGTCAGCGGCACCATGCGGATGTGACATTGCTGGCCGCCGGTTCCTTCGAGCAGCGCTCGCGGACCTGGGCGAAGCTGATCGTCAACGCGGCGCGCCAGCTGAACCAGGTCGCGATAGCCCAGATGCGTGGGCCGCCGGATGGTGGCGGTCTGCGACTCGACTTGAATCACCTTGCCCCAGACGGCCCGCCCGGCCAACGCCAGTTGCCCCGCGCGCACGCCGTCGGCGTGGCCACGGTCGATTACGGCCTGGGCCGCGGTATCGAGTACCAGCGCGTCGAGCGGCACGTCGGACGCGCCGTCGAGCAGAATCAACTGTTCACTGGCGGCCAGTCGTCGCGTCCGTGGGCCGAACAATCGCGCGCTGACCAGTCGCGGCGTCAACAAGGGCAAGTCATCACTCGCCGCGGCTTGCCCCCCGCGCGCGGCGGCCAGGGCCAGTTCAAGCTCGGCTTGGCGACGTTCCAAGCGGGCAAACTGATCGGCCGAGGTTGGCGACGCGCCGGCCGCAGCCGAAGTGGTCGAGGTGGCGCCGGTCCCGACGATCGAACTGACGGCGTGCAGCGGCCGGCCAA encodes:
- a CDS encoding rod shape-determining protein MreC; its protein translation is MTSSNRTRRAPTWRTLIVCLVVAALLMLLPRSFVARWQLAHRQLVDQLGRPLHAVSSIVGTGATSTTSAAAGASPTSADQFARLERRQAELELALAAARGGQAAASDDLPLLTPRLVSARLFGPRTRRLAASEQLILLDGASDVPLDALVLDTAAQAVIDRGHADGVRAGQLALAGRAVWGKVIQVESQTATIRRPTHLGYRDLVQLARRVDDQLRPGPRALLEGTGGQQCHIRMVPLTESVEVGDEVLAAGWEGLVEVPLRYGRIARVDREPGARHWDLWMEPAASDSPRVEVLCADLNPARVARDKEADAAPQTADRKPIVAPESGVLRR